Proteins co-encoded in one Bremerella sp. TYQ1 genomic window:
- a CDS encoding class I SAM-dependent methyltransferase — protein MTQSDPAKYFNRQHAAAYDERWSGMAAINDAQHLMLDAVLHKLPSAARILCVGAGTGAELLSMASRHSQWQFIVVEPSAGMMEQCQKRASEAGITDRCTFHEGYLGTLPPADPFDAATSILVSHFFVNLEERRHYFTEIAQRLKPGGTLVTADLAADMASPEYVELVQHWVSLHGVAGIEAKTDHLGRDVGLLSHEETTKLLTSSGFQSPVLIYQALLIQTWVARRSADSISRKDFA, from the coding sequence ATGACGCAGTCCGACCCCGCGAAATACTTCAACCGTCAACATGCGGCCGCCTACGACGAGCGTTGGTCCGGCATGGCAGCAATCAACGATGCCCAGCATCTCATGCTAGACGCGGTACTGCACAAGTTACCGTCAGCAGCTCGTATCCTGTGCGTCGGGGCAGGCACAGGCGCCGAGTTGCTCTCGATGGCAAGCCGTCACTCGCAATGGCAATTCATCGTGGTGGAACCCTCTGCCGGGATGATGGAGCAGTGCCAGAAGCGAGCTTCCGAGGCAGGGATCACCGACCGCTGCACGTTTCACGAAGGCTACCTGGGCACACTTCCACCGGCCGATCCGTTCGATGCGGCGACAAGTATTTTGGTATCGCACTTTTTTGTGAACCTCGAAGAGCGTCGCCACTATTTCACCGAGATCGCGCAGCGTTTAAAGCCTGGCGGAACGCTGGTAACTGCCGATCTGGCGGCCGATATGGCTTCGCCAGAGTATGTCGAGTTGGTTCAGCACTGGGTCTCTTTGCATGGCGTCGCTGGCATCGAAGCGAAGACCGATCATCTTGGCCGCGATGTCGGCTTGCTTTCCCACGAAGAAACAACCAAGCTGCTGACCAGCAGTGGCTTTCAATCTCCGGTGCTTATCTATCAAGCGTTGTTAATTCAAACGTGGGTTGCCCGGCGGTCGGCTGATTCAATTTCACGAAAGGACTTCGCTTGA
- a CDS encoding cyclopropane-fatty-acyl-phospholipid synthase family protein, which produces MDVQNFWNERFGQEQYIYGTQPNTFLAESTQHITPGGRVLCIAEGEGRNALFLLQQGFDVSAVDLSTEGKKKAEKLAEDHGFSLPYTICDLNEFDYGTNRWDAVVSIFAHIDSASRKNVYPKVWNSLKEKGVFLLESYHPKQLEYGTGGPKDEDCLMSLEKLQPHFAGTESLHAAELERDVTEGTYHTGHAYVTQLICRKSTS; this is translated from the coding sequence ATGGACGTGCAAAACTTTTGGAACGAGCGGTTCGGACAAGAACAGTACATCTATGGCACGCAGCCGAACACATTCCTCGCCGAGTCCACTCAGCACATCACACCCGGCGGTCGCGTTCTTTGCATTGCCGAAGGGGAAGGTCGCAACGCGCTGTTCCTGCTACAGCAAGGTTTTGATGTCAGTGCTGTCGATCTTTCCACCGAAGGAAAAAAGAAGGCCGAGAAGTTGGCCGAAGATCATGGATTTAGCCTGCCGTATACGATCTGCGACCTGAATGAATTCGATTACGGCACGAATCGCTGGGATGCGGTTGTTTCGATTTTCGCCCACATCGATTCCGCTTCGCGAAAGAATGTCTATCCGAAGGTATGGAACTCACTCAAAGAAAAGGGCGTTTTCCTGCTCGAATCGTATCATCCCAAGCAACTTGAATATGGCACCGGAGGTCCCAAGGACGAAGACTGTTTGATGTCCCTTGAAAAACTGCAGCCTCACTTCGCGGGAACCGAATCGCTGCATGCCGCCGAACTGGAACGCGATGTGACCGAAGGGACCTACCACACCGGCCATGCCTACGTCACGCAGCTGATCTGCCGAAAATCGACTTCCTGA